The following coding sequences lie in one Sinorhizobium fredii USDA 257 genomic window:
- a CDS encoding transglycosylase domain-containing protein: MASRKSGQRIEPSFGGDYDDDDDLRVEASDRVIGGGRKAKQARPSAKGARATRGRLTGRGGSGGGFLAPVRRLAYWCVVLGIWGAIGVGGLVLYYGARMPSATSWSIPERPPNVKILAVNGDIVANRGATGGEALALEDMSPYIPQAVIAIEDRRFYSHFGVDPLGLARAMLTNLTSGRMVQGGSTLTQQLAKNLFLSPERTLERKVQEVLLAFWLEQKYTKDQILAMYLNRVFFGSNAYGVEAASRRYFNKSARDVNLGEAAVLAGLLKAPSRLSPARDPEAAEARAQVVLGAMREEGFVTDAEIKTAMSQTPTRAKSFWSGAEHYVADMVMDQLPGMIGEVSQDLIVDTTIDLSLEKKAEEVLAASLEEEGGKLNASQAALVSIDGTGAIRALVGGRDYAESQFDRASKAKRQPGSAFKPFVYAAALEIGRTPMSVRNDAPVRIGNWTPENYDQKYRGEVTLADALANSLNTIAAQLVMEVGPPNVVKLAHRLGIDSEMQANASIALGTSEVSLVELTSSYAPFMNGGFKATPHVIRRISTADGTVLYENTYDNPPRVLDPAIVSEMNRMMVRVLTDGTGRKARLPDWEAAGKTGTTQSFRDALFVGYTSNLTTGVWFGNDDGKSMKKVTGGGLPAKAWHDFMAAAHEGLSPSPLFGTTGVQPVFDEGSPVAGGEALPDGFGDPAAFPERPAAMDGAIAVDQTRPAAEPTGGPIPPAGVGETTGATRRTTLFELLTGG, encoded by the coding sequence TCCTTCGGCGGCGATTACGATGACGACGACGATCTACGCGTCGAGGCGAGCGATCGCGTGATCGGTGGCGGACGCAAGGCCAAGCAGGCCCGGCCGAGCGCCAAAGGCGCGCGCGCGACGCGCGGCAGGCTGACCGGCAGAGGCGGGTCCGGCGGCGGCTTCCTCGCTCCGGTGCGGCGGCTTGCCTATTGGTGCGTCGTGCTCGGCATCTGGGGCGCGATCGGCGTCGGCGGGCTGGTGCTCTACTATGGCGCGCGCATGCCGAGCGCCACGAGCTGGTCTATCCCCGAACGGCCGCCGAACGTCAAGATTCTCGCGGTCAACGGCGATATCGTCGCCAATCGCGGCGCCACCGGCGGCGAGGCGCTGGCGCTCGAAGACATGTCGCCATACATCCCGCAGGCGGTGATCGCCATTGAGGACCGCCGCTTCTACTCGCATTTCGGTGTCGACCCGCTGGGGCTGGCGCGCGCCATGCTGACCAACCTGACGAGCGGCCGCATGGTCCAGGGCGGCTCGACGCTGACGCAGCAGCTTGCCAAGAATCTGTTCCTGTCGCCGGAGCGCACGCTCGAACGAAAGGTGCAGGAAGTGCTGCTCGCCTTCTGGCTGGAGCAGAAATACACCAAGGATCAGATCCTGGCGATGTATCTCAACCGCGTCTTCTTCGGCTCGAACGCCTATGGCGTCGAGGCGGCGTCCAGGCGCTACTTCAACAAGTCGGCGCGCGACGTCAATCTCGGCGAAGCGGCGGTACTCGCCGGCCTGTTGAAGGCACCTTCGCGGCTTTCGCCGGCGCGTGATCCTGAAGCGGCCGAGGCGCGCGCGCAGGTGGTGCTCGGCGCCATGCGCGAGGAAGGCTTCGTCACCGATGCCGAGATCAAGACGGCGATGTCGCAGACGCCGACGCGGGCGAAAAGCTTCTGGTCGGGCGCCGAGCACTATGTCGCCGACATGGTGATGGACCAGCTTCCCGGCATGATCGGCGAGGTCAGCCAAGACCTGATCGTCGACACCACCATCGATCTGTCGCTCGAGAAGAAGGCCGAAGAGGTGCTCGCCGCATCACTCGAGGAGGAGGGCGGCAAGCTCAACGCCTCGCAGGCGGCGCTCGTCTCGATCGACGGCACCGGCGCGATACGGGCGCTGGTCGGCGGCAGGGACTATGCGGAGAGCCAGTTCGACCGCGCCTCGAAGGCGAAGCGCCAGCCGGGCTCCGCCTTCAAGCCCTTCGTCTATGCAGCGGCGCTCGAGATCGGCCGCACGCCGATGTCGGTGCGCAATGACGCGCCGGTCCGGATCGGCAACTGGACGCCGGAGAACTACGACCAGAAATATCGCGGCGAGGTGACGCTTGCCGATGCGCTGGCCAACTCGCTGAACACCATCGCCGCCCAGCTCGTCATGGAGGTGGGGCCGCCGAATGTCGTCAAGCTGGCGCATCGGCTGGGGATCGATTCCGAGATGCAGGCGAACGCCTCGATCGCGCTCGGCACGTCGGAAGTCAGCCTCGTCGAGCTCACTTCGTCTTATGCGCCCTTCATGAACGGCGGTTTCAAGGCGACACCGCATGTCATCCGCCGCATCTCCACCGCCGACGGCACGGTGCTCTACGAGAATACCTATGACAACCCGCCGCGCGTGCTCGATCCGGCGATCGTCAGCGAGATGAACCGGATGATGGTGCGGGTGCTGACTGACGGCACCGGCAGGAAGGCGCGCCTGCCAGACTGGGAAGCGGCCGGCAAGACCGGCACGACGCAATCTTTCCGCGACGCGCTCTTTGTCGGCTACACGTCCAACCTGACGACGGGCGTCTGGTTCGGCAACGACGACGGCAAGTCGATGAAGAAGGTCACCGGCGGCGGGCTGCCGGCCAAGGCCTGGCACGATTTCATGGCGGCAGCGCATGAGGGGCTTTCGCCCTCGCCGCTCTTCGGCACGACCGGCGTCCAGCCGGTCTTCGACGAGGGCAGTCCCGTCGCCGGCGGCGAGGCTTTGCCCGACGGTTTCGGTGATCCGGCAGCCTTCCCCGAACGCCCGGCAGCGATGGACGGTGCGATCGCCGTCGACCAGACCCGTCCGGCAGCAGAGCCGACGGGGGGCCCGATCCCGCCGGCAGGCGTCGGCG